In Carcharodon carcharias isolate sCarCar2 chromosome 31, sCarCar2.pri, whole genome shotgun sequence, a genomic segment contains:
- the LOC121271612 gene encoding chondroadherin-like produces the protein MALFGILLYSVALMQCFALAVDPVALSVDIQCPIGCACQSYHHISCANISDLPTELPSLTTQLQLSSGHLPVISADAFLNLSALTTLHLSGNNIQQVMPGAFSGLSQLQFLHLNNNSIEALEVGVFENVTTVTFLHLENNLIANLIPGVFSSLAKLNVLDLRNNCLTTLLDRTFRSLSALRWLFLSNNHITVIAPKAFSGNKALRKLYLDGNQLTAVPTNAIRSLRRLNILQLSNNTIPRLSADTFGQKLRDLQEVYLDNTFLEEAPSQAFSRFRALKILSMRSNRLATLSFGDAFQSVKQFGLSGNAWRCDCGLIWLRAWLLKQAATDQNEVRCSSPSAHRGKPLVKVQLQYLTCPPDASTTPPLTAKSHSSTPQSAAQATPANAIGRQARTRAKNLENVIPTNPDPCLSKRIKEVIVSEITTSTLLVNWNVLEDLGDEYEIWYSTDAEMQSLRMIGGVREVELSELNAGTIYKICVIPQSNMITKCIGPSDGQCTVAHTLGRAGNTEPIQSEGKKGQYALGAGITVIVILLIIIALIVAFKLKSSRIGFQRHFDEDVSTYIEHFEIDQGRMDFDQINSAYENIVDKGSV, from the exons ATGGCGCTCTTTGGGATCCTCCTGTATTCAGTTGCACTGATGCAGTGTTTTGCTCTGGCAGTGGACCCTGTTGCCCTTTCAGTGGACATCCAGTGCCCAATCGGCTGCGCCTGCCAGTCCTACCATCACATCAGCTGTGCCAacatcagtgaccttcccacCGAGCTGCCCAGTCTCACCACACAGTTGCAGCTCAGCTCCGGTCACCTGCCAGTGATCTCAGCAGATGCCTTCCTCAACCTGTCCGCTTTGACCACTCTCCACCTGAGCGGCAATAACATTCAGCAGGTCATGCCAGGGGCCTTCAGCGGGCTCAGCCAATTGCAGTTCCTCCATCTTAACAACAACAGCATCGAGGCTCTGGAGGTTGGAGTTTTTGAGAACGTAACCACTGTGACATTCCTGCACCTGGAAAACAACCTCATTGCCAACTTAATACCAG GTGTTTTCTCCTCCTTGGCAAAATTGAACGTTCTCGACCTCCGCAACAACTGCCTCACTACGCTCTTGGACCGGACCTTCCGGAGCCTTTCAGCCCTGCGCTGGCTATTCCTCAGCAATAACCACATCACAGTCATCGCCCCAAAGGCCTTTAGTGGCAACAAGGCCCTGAGGAAGCTTTACCTCGACGGCAACCAACTGACAGCCGTGCCAACCAATGCCATACGTTCCTTGAGGAGACTAAACATCCTGCAGCTAAGCAACAACACCATTCCCAGGCTGAGCGCAGACACTTTTGGCCAAAAGTTAAGAGACCTTCAGGAAGTCTATCTGGACAACACGTTTTTGGAGGAGGCTCCCTCGCAGGCCTTTTCCAGGTTCCGGGCTTTGAAGATCCTGAGCATGAGGAGCAACCGGTTGGCAACCCTCAGCTTCGGCGATGCCTTCCAGTCTGTCAAGCAGTTTGGACTGAGCGGGAACGCCTGGAGGTGTGACTGTGGCCTGATCTGGCTCCGAGCTTGGCTTCTGAAGCAGGCTGCAACGGACCAGAATGAGGTCAGGTGCAGTTCCCCCAGTGCCCATAGGGGGAAACCTCTGGTCAAAGTGCAG CTGCAATATCTGACTTGTCCTCCTGATGCCTCGACAACACCACCTCTGACTGCCAAGAGCCACAGTTCCACTCCCCAAAGTGCTGCTCAAGCCACCCCAGCAAATGCGATCGGCAGACAGGCAAGGACGAGAGCAAAGAATTTGGAAAATGTGATCCCCACAAACCCTGACCCATGTCTCTCCAAAAGGATCAAAGAGGTCATTGTGAGTGAAATCACCACAAGCACTTTGCTGGTGAACTGGAATGTTCTAGAAGATCTGGGTGACGAATACGAGATTTGGTACAGCACCGATGCAGAGATGCAAAGCCTGCGGATGATTGGTGGGGTCAGAGAGGTGGAGCTGAGTGAGCTCAATGCTGGAACCATTTACAAAATCTGTGTCATCCCTCAGAGCAACATGATCACTAAATGCATTGGGCCTTCTGACGGTCAATGCACAGTGGCACATACCCTGGGGCGAGCAGGCAACACGGAGCCCATACAGTCCGAGGGCAAAAAGGGACAGTACGCACTAGGGGCAGGGATCACTGTGATAGTGATCCTATTAATTATCATTGCTTTAATTGTTGCCTTCAAGCTCAAGTCAAGCCGCATTGGCTTCCAAAGACACTTTGATGAGGATGTGTCCACGTATATCGAGCATTTTGAAATTGACCAAGGCAGGATGGACTTTGACCAAATTAACAGCGCTTATGAAAACATTGTTGACAAGGGAAGCGTGTAG